Proteins encoded together in one Candidatus Nitrosocaldus cavascurensis window:
- a CDS encoding aspartate dehydrogenase, translating into MESSKREKRKVGLIGCGAIGSEIAVAIDSSRVNAELVAVYDACRERAYTLVSRLNKRPMIADSIEALLASDTELIVEAASQQAVKDYARSIVEHGNDIMLMSVGALLDDTFYAELCSLLERHGRRLYLPTGAIAGIDAIRSVKHMLKEVTLTTTKHPRALTGAPFFKEHRVNLKGLKKARVIYNGYAREAVRLFPANVNVAAILSIAGIGADKTKVKIVADPRARRNIHEIHAKGEFGELYFKVSNVPSPSNPKTSYLAVLSAIECLSRACNGRVSIGT; encoded by the coding sequence ATGGAGAGTAGTAAGAGAGAGAAGAGGAAGGTTGGACTGATAGGCTGTGGTGCAATAGGCTCTGAGATAGCAGTTGCAATAGACTCTAGCAGGGTAAATGCTGAGTTGGTTGCTGTTTATGATGCATGCAGGGAGAGAGCCTATACATTGGTAAGTAGGCTAAACAAGAGACCAATGATAGCAGATAGCATAGAGGCTTTACTTGCATCTGATACAGAACTCATAGTTGAGGCTGCTTCCCAGCAGGCAGTCAAGGATTATGCAAGGAGCATAGTTGAACATGGAAATGATATCATGCTCATGAGTGTTGGTGCACTCCTTGATGATACATTCTATGCTGAGTTGTGTTCATTACTTGAGAGGCATGGTAGAAGACTTTATCTACCAACTGGTGCAATAGCAGGGATAGATGCGATAAGGAGTGTTAAGCATATGCTCAAGGAGGTTACTCTAACAACTACAAAGCATCCAAGAGCATTGACTGGTGCACCATTCTTCAAGGAGCATAGGGTGAACTTGAAGGGGTTGAAGAAGGCAAGGGTTATATACAATGGCTATGCAAGGGAGGCTGTTAGACTCTTCCCTGCAAATGTTAACGTTGCTGCAATCCTTAGCATAGCAGGAATAGGGGCTGATAAGACCAAGGTTAAGATAGTTGCAGACCCTAGAGCAAGGAGGAACATACATGAGATACATGCTAAAGGTGAGTTTGGTGAACTCTACTTCAAGGTAAGCAACGTTCCAAGCCCTAGCAACCCAAAGACAAGTTATCTAGCAGTTCTATCTGCAATAGAGTGCTTGAGCAGAGCATGCAATGGTAGGGTAAGCATTGGTACATGA